TTCATAGCCGTCTAGCAAAAAACTTTCCATCATCCGGTGCACTATAAACTTAGTTGGAGCAGTACTTTCAcatcttcttttgtttatttctttccttgatttgattttccAGACTCTTAAGTCTCTGCTTGAGAATTGAAGTCCGTGATATTCTTCTGTCAGCAACCTTTGATGGCTTGGTGGGTAACGGAGGTCCTGATTCAACGGTAGTGTCCTGTTCTATTGCTGAAGACAAAAAGGATTGAGGTTGTGATGGCGCAGGAGGTGGCATAGGAATTTCTGGAAGACCAAGGAAAGTCTTCACCTCTGGGAGCCTAATTACTGCAGGAATGCAATACAGTCTGTCAGCGTAAATACACGGGAAACAAGATATGCTCAAACAAGCTCCAGAGCTGACTAGAACCAccaaattttgttaaaatggAAATGGTTCATCTAATGGGTTAGGTTACAATCTTTAAGCAAGGTGATTTTAGTGCTGACGATGTGGGCTCAGGCCACCCATCCTGTACTTTGCCTGATCCCCATCTACTTCCATTTTGCAAAGGAGATGGCGCAGTTTAATAATAAAACACTATGCTGTCAATTAGGGGTCCAATGTATATGGCTTGTGTACTAAATTACCCCATTAGCACTTTCAATTTAACTTTCTTACTTGacaggaagaaaaagaaaacctaagGGGTCACTCTAGTGAATGGTAAAAGGCTCAGGCTGTCATCTGCATGTGCACAGGTTTGATTCTTAAGGGCAACATTGTCAACTAGATCCAAGGAAAACCACCAAAAGTTCTAATGATATACTGAATTGCATTTAAGCATCTGATCAAAGCAAACAAATCCctcatttcaattcaaagtaGGGTTACAAAAcattaaatacaaaaagaagTTCATGATTTGCAGGAAGGACTCACCTAATCCATATGTAAGGGAGAACAGGTTGGAGGTGAGCCAATAACAGAACAGTGCCTGCAAAGACATGGGATTCAACAAAGCAATATAAAAGATCCTGGACATACCCTACTCCTATACATTAAATTCAGCAAATTCACAAACCTTGGGGAAACTCATCATTACAGGAACTGAAATGGCTGCAAGGATTCTAGAATAGTTTTTCATAGTTTGGGCAATGGGATTCCCTTCAAGTCCCTCCTGCATGTTGCACTAAGGAAACAGCAGAAATCACATAACTGCTCACTCTTTAGCAGAAATCACATAACTGCTCACTCTTTGGAAAGCATCATAGCAATAAGACAACAAGGTAAAAAGCATCTGATAGAAATATCCACccacaatcaatcaaaataaaaaataaataaaaaaactctctctTAATTAAAACCCAAGAGAAATTAAATACCATATATGCAAGCTAAATAAGTAACAAAAATCCTACCTCTACTGTAATCAAGAATGTCAACGATGTCAGAACTGGAAGGATGAGCAAGCTATCTGGAGTAGTGAGATCAGTAAACCAAAGAGCTCCACCACTTTGAAAAGAAGGAACCTTCTCAGCCATGTTTCTAACCTGCATTTACAAGAGTCAGAAAATGAAACACAACTTGAAATTTGGAAAGTCatgaaaataatcaaatatcAAATGAATAGTTTCAACAAGATACTATAAAACTGAGGGGCTTTCATATCTTACAGCTAAGAAAAAACTGATGAAGATGGGACCTTGAATGAATAGCGGTTGCAATTGAGAAAGTGGATTGACTCCATATCTGCAAAAACCGTGCAGTTTCAAAGCGTTAAATGCATGCACATGCACATATAAGATGGCTGCATGAGAAACAATgacagaaatagaaaaaataaaaggaaacaatgTGTGTGTACTCCTTTAATCTGCAAACAGTGAGAATTCAACTACACTAAATGTACAGGCACAACGGTTGTCGAACCCTCATGTGAGACAGCTACCGTAGGTAAATTCAGGAAGTAGACTTTCTGGCTTTAGATTTAGGTCCCCTCTAATCgtcattattttaattaaatcaaatcgTAGTCCTCTTTTTTCtatctttctttcattttgttgGCAAACCAACCATTACTAAGAACTTTTTTGCAAttccggaaaaaaaaaaaaaaaaaaaaaaaagttgtctTAACTTTTTAATTGGTTATCTTCATAGAAACACATTTATGTATCGCAGTGGAAGAAAGAATTGTATGTATCTGACAAGATTACAtctataaaaggaaaatagctAATCATCAGATGTGATTCCATCAGACAGTGAAAAATTACTTACTCCTTGAACAATGCCTTCATTCGTTTCTGACCTTCTTGCAAAACATTCGGATCCATTGCCTAACAAATATATTGtatcaaaatgaagaaaatgaagctTTCTGATAACTTTATGATGCACACATCAAATGAGGAAATTAAAGTTGATTCTGAGATAGACAATATAAGATGCTGGCCAAAAGAAGCAAAGAGACCATGGTGGATTTTGATGAGTATCTCAGCATACTAGATTATCATGATTCCCCTCCGGCTACTGCCCCCACcccaaacaaaagagaaaaaaaaaaagaaaaaagaagaaagaaattcatACCATATCTTGCATCTGTTGTTTTAACTCCTCTAAATGGGGCCTCATTAACTGTAACGCaatagaaaaaattaaaataaacacaGTCAGATACTAATTGAATGCTCTCTTCTTCTAAACAATGTAAGAAACTGaataaaaacatcaaaaatAGTAAAATTACATCAATATTCACAAATGTATTGAAACATACTACCTGCCCCTAACCCCCTCTccccccaaccccaaaatttaTGGGGGGTGTCATATAAGTGATTCAAAGCATACTTCAACTCATGAAAATATGAATCATGCCACCATCACATTTAAAAGAGTACCGCTTGCACAAACAATCAAGGAATgttgtttctttcttataGTCAAAAGGATTAACGAACGATCATAGAATCAGGTTATTAAACAGCTGAAATAAAGTATCCacccagagagagagagagagagagagcccaGGAAACATACAACCTCTGGACAAGGGCTCGTTATCACAGTTATGgtcattaaaaatatagtgATTCCAAATGCAAGAAATCTTTCTGGAGTACCTAATACAACCTTTTATGTTCATCAAACTTTAAACTGACACATCTAGGaaattaattgataatttaTAGTTTTCAATAACAGATTCACAtgtgcacacacacacaaatccATTGAGCTTAAGGGAATGAAAACTAACATTAAGTTGTGTAGTAGCCCTGAGTTGATTAATGAGAAGTGGAATTGTGGCCCCTCGAATCAGAATAGTTGTTAAAGCTATTGAGGCCCACCTGGAAAAACAATTAATCACTTTCAAGGAGAAACCAAAATAGCTTTAAGATAAAATTTGTAACCATAAGCTACTTAAGCAGCATTACATAATTGTTTCACTATTACCTTTCCTTCAACttaccaaaaaatattaaaatcatataaaaaaggaaaaatgaacaaaactGTCAAAAGTAAGAGAATTCTCTGTAAAATCATTTCATTTACCAATTACATCCAGTAAAAGAATGCACGCCATCGATCAAATACTGCAGGGCAGCAACTGGGAAGAAAGAATCTGCTGCAGCAGCAGCCACTTCACTCGCAGCGGGGGCTTGGGAGGTTACCACTTCCACCGTCTTATCCGTAATAACCTCGGTAAAATAGCCAATGTCATTAATCTTATCAGACCCATCATCAATTATGGTTGACATATACCTACAATGAAAGGAGCCAAGCCCCATTTTCCAAGACAATGATGAGCCTGTCCTCTCTCTACATCGagaaccaaaacaaaatccaagtGTCGAGTTGTAAGAGCCACGTGGCAAAGTTCTCTTGATCACAGGTGGAGGCAAACTTGAATTCGTTGCATGTGATTTAGTATCCTCATTGTTATCATGAAGAATGTGACTAAATGCAGGGTGGAAACGTCTGGTACCAAAGGTCACTGTGGTGGAGACACTACGTCTACAAGCCATTTCTGCTAGCTAACTTCTGCTAAAAGAAGCAGATATCTAAACATTATAAAGAGATTACATATGCAATatagaacaagaaaaaagaaagacaacaCGATCCTAACACTTTCTACTTTGAGGTGTTATATTCATACCCACTTGGCTTACAAGAAATGTAACAcaaaggagaaaagaaagaaatattgCAACCCCAAATTTCAAGTTGTTTGAACTTGTACTGAGTTGTACTTCCTTCAGTAATATTTCTTGGTCTTCACTGCTGAAATCTAGTAGGATCCAAAAGTCATactattttccaatttctcacttttttttctcaatcaaCTCAAAGAACCTCTCACAAAGCATTTTCATGGATTCCACAGAAATGTTTGATAAGTTGGGATCAAGGCCTTTCAGGATTGAGCTAAGTTAAAGTTCcatagacacacacacacacacacatatatatataattagctAAGCACCCAAtgaaaagaacccaaaacagaGGGCTCAAAGTTATGAATTAAACTATCAAACATTTGGTTGGTGCTTAACTTTGAAGAACCCAGATGGGCTTTACACGATGAGTTACCATcaacaaattataaaagtTTACGTCGTTGCACTGTATTTTCTTAAGAGCCAAACATAAATTAACCAAACAGAAAGAGAACCATTGGAAGTAATTACCTTTCTGACTTTTCTTAGTTCTCTTCTCGACGCGAAGAGACAGAAACTTCATTAGCAGCAGAACGCttcattttcataaatttcGAACACAGTAGGTacgatttaaaaaaattgaaaaaaagaagaagagagaaacaaCGTGATTTATACTGCACGTCGTTAAAATTTAAGCGCTTGTAAACGTTATGTCGTATTTATGCGTAGCAGGTCCCACTGTACCAGATGTAGAGGATTGCTTTGAAAGCAAAATTTTTAACAAtttgaaaggaaaataaaacaaggaTTATATATAATTCCATAATTACTAGATTGTTCTCAGTGGTATTATTCACTAATGGCTCTGATAATATAATTATGTGTGAACAATTGATTTTATACATGTCacattaattataaataaatctcTTGCTATGGCAATGGCAAACCCAGTTGGAATGAACAAAATCACCCTCCATGATAAAACATTCCAACCATCCATGGCAAAAAAAACGATGGTCAGCACCTTGAAAAAGAGAAGCGTGTAAAGTAATGCTACATGaaccatatttattttatgatcaTATTATATGACAGTTGATGTGTTAATTAACTATTGATCGTGATAATTGATGTAATAAGTGAACACCAACTACTAAGTCATGAGCTAATGTGGTCAGAAAATTCGGGTGACTCCAGCATTGGAGTGTGTATGTATTACTTTGAGCAGTCAGTGTTTTTATCAATTGGAGGGAGATTGAGGGACAGGCCACATTTCTTGGGAAGAAGAGAGACTTGAGAGGGATTATAGTTTCCAACGGAAGACAACACTTGCTTAAGGCACTTGCACACAGCTTCCCTGTCTGGTCTGGAATTAGCATTGACACTCAGCTCCTTAACCCCTTTGCAACACTCCTTGCAACACTCCTCCGATGGCTTGGTGTCACTTCCACCTTTCACAAAGCTGAGACACGGGGCCACTTGCTGGGTTACGGTAGGGCATGAAGGGGCCGAATTTGCAGAACTTGAAAGGAACAAGAGGACGGCTAGGAATCCGATGAGGCGAGTCATTGTTGCTCCTAAATTTTAAGATCACTTGGAGGCAAGTGTTTAATTCCCAAGTTTGAGGTCTTTGCAAGACTGCAGGGTACATATATAAATGCTTGAGTGCaggtttttcagttttgaagCCCCACAGCTGTAATTATGCTCATGCAAGTTTCATGCCAGTGATCGGTTTCTGTTTCCATGAAGACAGAAATAGGACTTCTCATGTTGGGATTACGTGAACAACTTAATTAGGGCACACTAAGAAGTTCCCTTTGGGTTTAATATTTCTTAGCCAGACACATTGCTCATAAGAACGATAAGAACCTGAAATTCAGACAAAGCTTAAAACAGTTCGTGTGAGTCATCCTCTTTCatacaatttttcttttcttaagaATCTGATGTTCAACAAGtatacaagaaaaagaaaaacagcaATCTTTAGCTTTaatattttgagaatttcaATACGGTACTACTAATACACTGTAAATAATGCTACTAACTGCACAAGACTAATCTACGTGTTTctatatacatgtatgctgCGTATTCAATCTCTGTCATGGATTAGATGAGTTTCGGAACTCAGACTTGGAGTCGGTACCACGTCTTGTGTACAATGAGCTGACGCCTGGAACTTCAGCATGTGAAGACACTGCAGAAAGAGGCTGGAAGTTCGTATTCCCAACAAACCAATACAGAGCCCATTTCAAATTGCAGAGGGTGTACTTTAGAGCTTTAGTCCAATTCTCCTGCTTATTGAAGCTTTGAGTGATAGAATAGCTTTCCACTTTGTCATTCTCAAtcctgcaaaagaaaaagtccaAGACAATTAAAAGGTATCTAGAGAAAGTATAATTATACATGACATTCGTTAAGTACATGGATAACCATGCAGAATAAAGTTTGTCAAACCATGAAGACTTGTGTCTATGTTGCATGCTTCTCATGTGTGTTAAAGCAATTGAAAGGGTAAACAAGATAAACTACAGTGCTCATTAATGCAAATATTGTATCATCTATGAAAAATGAATACCAAGAAGAGGCAGCAAATGCTTTGAACATGATATAACATACTATTGATGTAGACTGCAAAAACTTACTTGTATGGCAATTTAAAGCATTTTTCAGGTGGTATGTTGTTTTCTTGATCCTTGGAATTTGCAAACTCAGCAAAGTCTTTAAGGCATGTCAAGAACAATGTCATTGCTTTGTCATACCGAGTGCTCCAAAACAAGTTCACGGGACCAAACCTAATAAATACTCAAGTTAATTAAAACATCCAACAAaatgttggaaaaaaaaagaaagtataaCCCGAATTGCGAAATACAGTTAATTTCAGAGATCTCTcccccaaccccaaccccaaacCAAATCCATAGACATATTTATTTGTACATaagaaacatatataaatatttgttttaatttataatcatCTATCCTAGCCACTCAACATTTGGGTAATCTCCACTTCATGCACGATGTACTGCTAAAGGGGGATCTACTAAATTTGAACTTTACAATACTGAAATTAGATGtcaaaaaacaattaaatagtgaataaaattaaagacaTAGTCTATACTTACAGCTCATAagtattgttgttgttgtccaTAATCCGAGGGTAGCTGCCCATAGGAAGTATTTTTATTCGATATCTAGAAGGTAATGAATTAAGGCCATTTCAACACAATATAACTAAGAAATTATTTACAACAGGTTAAATGACAAATTCTTCTGTCTTGTAAAAAGGATACTGAAATCTTGGACGGAAATATTGACACATGGTATGGAGGAGAAGGCAGGCTTGACCCCAGGCAGCATTTATCTCATCCCACTCAACCTAATTGTATTCACAACATGGTAAACATCAATATCAGACCCTATTTTCTGTCCCTCAAGGGTAGAAGGAAAGATTCAATTTATTGGTGCTAAGACAATTCTCAAAGGAGAAGGAAAATGCATTCTTAGTTTTCTGACCGGAATTTTTGGAAGTCGTCCAAGTCGAAAATTGTTGATGGTACCAAATTCTCCATCATGCCAGATAGGAAAGGCATCATTGAGCACGTTAGTTCGTTTCAACAACTCCAAGTGCGCCTGTGAAACTTCTATCTTGGACAAAATtgcatctctctcttcctgtTAACCAAAAAGATTTTTCTTGGACTCAAAGTACAAACAGGACATAAAAGGAATACTAAAAAAGGATGGGAAAGATTTTTCTCAGACTCAAAGACAATGTACGCAACTCTTTCTTTGATGAggacaacaaaaaaactaattgCTGACAAACAGATATAAAATTACCAGAAGCCACATTGTGAAGACAACCAttagataataataattcaatgCCAAAGAAACTTTTGAAACCACTTTAGACTACACCAaacaactgccagaatatcaACATAAATTCAGAACATATAGGAAAACTGTACTGCCTAGAAGATTGTAATGCAACTGCTAGAGAAgcagaggaagagaagaagatcaGCAACACACCTGATTGGAAATTaattgaaactgaaaattattgaACTCATGCCAGTACCTGTTACACGTTAAGCAAAATAAACAATCAGGATTTCCCAGGTTTACCTCAAAGGGTGAGTACACGATATGAAATCTGATACATAGTGaagaacacttgatattttaTCAGGAAGTAAACcaacaaaaatcaacaaacaaCATTAGGAAAAGGAACATACCGCTCCTCCAATTCCTTAAATCTGCTAGATTTTAACTCAAGTTCCTTCAGCTCATTATTTACTTCCGCATTCTGTTTCTCCATTTCTTCAATTGCTGCTTcaagttttctctcttcttcctcaatcTTAAAAAGCATCCAGAGAGGAAGAGTGAGCATTTAGACCTCACTTTGAAAAACTATGATACTAAATAtgctgatataaaataaaccGCATTTTTGAAGGTTTCTTAGGATGAGAGCTCAGATGTATTTGATATTAATTAGGACAAACGCATCCCTGCTGGTCATGCAATCTTTAAATTCACCATTCCCCTGAATAAAGGCATATTTgctataataataaataataaaaaaaacttatttcactCTCCAAATATAGATCACACAGTGATTTATGCATGGACAACATATTAAGTAAGCACCTTTAGTTTTTCCTTGAGAAAATCAGCCTCACTAAGAACATCCCTTGTCTCTCCCTCCAAGCGTTTAAGACAGGCTTCATAGGCTTTAATGTCCCTATTCACATCTTCAACCTCCTTGTCAAGTTTATCAGACACTACCCTCATGCATTCAAGACATAAAGGTTGCTCAACCTGGAAATGTTAGCAGAAACATAGAGATTataacttcttttttaaaaaacaatttcTGGCACCAACATAGTAGACGCTATCAAAAGGAAACTGTAAAGTTCCATTTAAAGTTCTTTTGCACTATTATACATACTTGTGTTTGGGTGGTGGCAATTTCAAATGCCCGTTTCAGGAGAGTTATAGTAGAGTGAAACCCAGAATTGTTAGGCTGCAAAGGACCATTAGGTCCTCCATCAGGTGACGGCAACTGGGCCCCACCACCATCTGCTGATGACTCAGATTTATAAACAACCACAAAGGACTCATCCATTGCCTTTCCAGACTGGCTTGTTTGGGCGGCTCCAACACGGGGACGAGGAGGGACTCCTTGTGCCTGGGGTCTTTGCTTTGGTAACACAACAAAAGAATTGTCCATCCGTGTTGATAACACACTGTTTGCCCCATGCATTGAAGAGCCCTGCATGCCTGCATATATTCATCACCAAACCGCTTACTGATTAAGAAAGCAATCCTTTCTCCACACATCACTGCACTTGGCCATCAACAAAACCCTTAACCCCCATAAAATTACAAACTCAAATTTCCACTGAAAATAGCCAACACAAGAAATCTTATATTTGGTAAGCATCATACGATTCTGGTCAAATAATCCactcatttggattcaaaagTCCAACACAGCTCCCATTCTAGTAATGGTTCCACAAACGAAGAGTTTCATACTTAATGAATTGCATATTCACAAGGGTCAGCTAGCTATAAGATCCATTTCTAGCTTAAACACTTTGAtcaagaaattaagaaaaacataaCGCCAAAAGCAGCAAACTTAAGGTGTTTTAGCAGCAATAAAAGTTCAAAAGAGCAACAATTTAACTCACTAAATCAAAACCGAAGCCATTTTCTTGATAACGAAATTGGTTTAATACTTTCCAGGGTCaatccatttcaattcaaaatttgcCCTCAATGAAAATCATTTACAGTCTCACCCATTGAAACTCCAATTGAAACCTCGCACAAACTTCCAGAAACCAAATGGGATTCAATAATTCGATGCCCAGAACTCAAATTTGCGCGTATACATGCACTCATAAATGGTAAATACAAATAAGAAAGggattaaaagaaaaagctaaCCGGAGCGAGAGAAATCGTTGAAGAACTTTTCGGCATAGGAATCGGCGCCGACGACGCAGAGAGAGTTGCGGCAGTTCTGGCAGACATATCTGGGCAAATTCGGATCCACCTGAAAGCCCCGACCCCTTTCTCCCATTGAAGTAATTGTGAATGGTTTTTGTCGGGTCTGTTTTGCTCTAAGTGGGAGGCTCTAGGATTCGTATCAGAGGAGACAAAgttttctctccttttcttattttctctttgtttcttgGCTGAAGCTCACCAAGGAAATCACAACAGTCTTGCCCCGGTTTGTTTCTTTGTGAAAATTGAATCTATTTATCCCTCTTATTGGTAGGAAAAATGTTAACTACAAAATAACtcatttaaatatatattttttagtttcataAAAGACTAATTTAACTAATTTCATTACAAATTATTTGTTACCAAAAGTGATAGTTTACTATTATCAGACTCGAGCCAAAGGAATTAGGTGAGTTCCCTACATAAGGATCAAGTTGTTGAATTAGCCCAATAGGCAATCCTCACCTCATTAAAAACCATTAAAAAGAACCTCAAACTCTTATTAGAATACTTCATGTAATTTATTACTAATTATGCGGTTTTTCAAACTAAGACCTCAGTTTCAAAGTTAATTTGCTACTTGATTGGCAGTGTGGTGAATTTGAgtgaaattatttatttatttattttatagtacaagtgatagtctaaattaaaatgaaatgagatgtcacacacacacaactaagATGTTCTTGGGGTTCGAATATGAAACCTCTTATCTGCAAGTCAAGACCATTTTTTACTGGGTTAGACCCGTTGGCAGTTATTTAGTTTTAACAACTTTTGAcatgtattttatattttcttaaatttaaatattaaaaagaactcttattcaaaaagaaaataaataccCGACCCGGAATCTGATCCCACAGATAGGATAAAATAGAAACCCGAGAACCATACAAAATCCGATCCCCAAACCCAACTTTATTTCCTTCTCTCCTTCTTCGACTCGATTGCCAACAATCTTGGTCCGTCGAAACCCTAAAAACCCCTTGAATTGTCAACAATGGAGGACACCAAATCCAAGACATACAACCTCTTTGTGACCCTTTTGGAGGGCAAAACCCTTACCCTAAAATTCACAGCCCCAGATATCTCCGCCGCTTCCATCAAGAACCGCCTTCTCGAAATCACCAAAATACCCCTCCACCACCAGCGTCTCGTTACCGGGACTCGCCAGCTCAAGGATGATTCCGTAATTTCGTGCTCCTCAGACGTGCCGTACTTCCCAACGGTCCATCTTCTGCTCCGGCTCGTCGGCGGGAAAGGTGGTTTTGGGTCGCTGCTGCGTGGAGCGGCGACGAAGGCCGGGCAGAAGAAAACGAGCAATTTCGATGCGTGTCGTGATATGAGCGGTCGGAGGCTGCGCCACGTCAATGCGGAGAAGAAGCTTGAGGAGTGGAGGGCTGAGGAAGAGGAGAGGAGGCTTGAGAAGAATGCAGAGGACTTTCTGAAGAATCTGGCGAAGAAGGGCAAAAAGGGAACTGGAGACGCCGAGGCTGAAAAATATGTGGCCAAGTATAGAGCTGAGTCGGAGCGCTGCGTCTCCGAGGTTTTGGATTCGGTTAAGGAGGCTGTGAGTGGGAAGCGTAAAGGGCCGGCCAAGAAGGCGGTGGCACAGGCGAAAAGGATGAAAATTTGGTaaggaatttgatttattttaatggGTTCTGTTTCTCTTATGTTAGTTATGTTGATTGTGTGCTAGGAGATTTTTGGAAGTTGTGAAATTGAAGGAAGATTTATCCTTTTATTCAACATGGCTGATGATTTTCATGATATGTATTGTTTATAGGAAGcttagaaaataaaaggaagtAATGGAATGGGTAAATGAAGGCTGTTTGTGTGAATTGGTCTTTGTAATGATTTGGACTTATGTTAGTTATAGTATAGAGGTTAAATTATATGTTAATTAAAGTTCAGAATTCTGGAACTGCTTGGCTAGATTCTGTGTTGCTGAATATTTGGCTGATAAAGCCAAGTTCTTTACTCTATCAGTTTCCTGTTGCTTTATGAAGGTCAGGAATATAAAGTTATGAAGGTCAGATATGATAGTTCATACTCAGTTTGGTTAAGCCAGAAGGCCTCAGTAGGTTTAGAGTAGCTTAAGTTTTGGAACAATCTCTACTGTTTGCAGAGCTTTGTTTCAGCAATACTACATTTTCGTTCAGAAATTTTTTGCTATCAAagctgtctctctctcttgtaataaaatataatcttATTGGTATTCACATCTgagtttgttgtttttgtcaGGATGGGCAAGAGAAAAATGGGTGAAAGTGACAGTGATACAGAGGATGATGACAGTGATAATGAAGATAAAAAGGAGAAATCCGTTGTATTAAATAGTGGGAATAACTCAGATTCAAGTAAGGATGCTGAGGGAAGTTTGGATTCTGTGACTGGTAGGAATCAGGATGGTGATATCTCAGGTGGAGGGTCAGGTGAGAGCGGCTCtgaggaagagaaagagattGTTGTGCAGGGAACACAGGGTCAAGAATCTCTTCACAGTGAGAAGAATGACGTGGTTGAATCAGTAATTCATGAAGAGAACATAGTTAGGAGTGCAAGTACCCCTTATTCAGAGCCTGATGCGGTTTCGAAACCTGAAGCAGTGCAAGAGGAAAAGATGGATTGCAATGGACCGGATATGGGAAATCTAAATGTAGTTGATCAGTCCCAGAAGGTTTCTAGTTCAGGTGATGTGAAAGGAAATGAAACTACATCAATTGTTTCTGAAGCCAATGGTTCTTCAGAATCCAATCCACGAGTTCAGGAAGAAACAGTTGCAAATGGAGACGCTGCAGAGATAGAGAAGCCACTGAATTTTGATGAGTTCAATTCAGCAGCAGAAATGGAGGTATGCTTTTGAGAAGTTTATTTTGTCACATTTATAATCTTTCTGGCTATATACTATGCAG
The Prunus dulcis chromosome 2, ALMONDv2, whole genome shotgun sequence DNA segment above includes these coding regions:
- the LOC117617617 gene encoding mitochondrial inner membrane protein OXA1-like translates to MACRRSVSTTVTFGTRRFHPAFSHILHDNNEDTKSHATNSSLPPPVIKRTLPRGSYNSTLGFCFGSRCRERTGSSLSWKMGLGSFHCRYMSTIIDDGSDKINDIGYFTEVITDKTVEVVTSQAPAASEVAAAAADSFFPVAALQYLIDGVHSFTGCNWWASIALTTILIRGATIPLLINQLRATTQLNLMRPHLEELKQQMQDMAMDPNVLQEGQKRMKALFKEYGVNPLSQLQPLFIQGPIFISFFLAVRNMAEKVPSFQSGGALWFTDLTTPDSLLILPVLTSLTFLITVECNMQEGLEGNPIAQTMKNYSRILAAISVPVMMSFPKALFCYWLTSNLFSLTYGLVIRLPEVKTFLGLPEIPMPPPAPSQPQSFLSSAIEQDTTVESGPPLPTKPSKVADRRISRTSILKQRLKSLENQIKERNKQKKM
- the LOC117618311 gene encoding non-specific lipid-transfer protein 1-like, with protein sequence MTRLIGFLAVLLFLSSSANSAPSCPTVTQQVAPCLSFVKGGSDTKPSEECCKECCKGVKELSVNANSRPDREAVCKCLKQVLSSVGNYNPSQVSLLPKKCGLSLNLPPIDKNTDCSK
- the LOC117619759 gene encoding beclin-1-like protein codes for the protein MGERGRGFQVDPNLPRYVCQNCRNSLCVVGADSYAEKFFNDFSRSGMQGSSMHGANSVLSTRMDNSFVVLPKQRPQAQGVPPRPRVGAAQTSQSGKAMDESFVVVYKSESSADGGGAQLPSPDGGPNGPLQPNNSGFHSTITLLKRAFEIATTQTQVEQPLCLECMRVVSDKLDKEVEDVNRDIKAYEACLKRLEGETRDVLSEADFLKEKLKIEEEERKLEAAIEEMEKQNAEVNNELKELELKSSRFKELEERYWHEFNNFQFQLISNQEERDAILSKIEVSQAHLELLKRTNVLNDAFPIWHDGEFGTINNFRLGRLPKIPVEWDEINAAWGQACLLLHTMCQYFRPRFQYRIKILPMGSYPRIMDNNNNTYELFGPVNLFWSTRYDKAMTLFLTCLKDFAEFANSKDQENNIPPEKCFKLPYKIENDKVESYSITQSFNKQENWTKALKYTLCNLKWALYWFVGNTNFQPLSAVSSHAEVPGVSSLYTRRGTDSKSEFRNSSNP
- the LOC117618829 gene encoding replication stress response regulator SDE2; its protein translation is MEDTKSKTYNLFVTLLEGKTLTLKFTAPDISAASIKNRLLEITKIPLHHQRLVTGTRQLKDDSVISCSSDVPYFPTVHLLLRLVGGKGGFGSLLRGAATKAGQKKTSNFDACRDMSGRRLRHVNAEKKLEEWRAEEEERRLEKNAEDFLKNLAKKGKKGTGDAEAEKYVAKYRAESERCVSEVLDSVKEAVSGKRKGPAKKAVAQAKRMKIWMGKRKMGESDSDTEDDDSDNEDKKEKSVVLNSGNNSDSSKDAEGSLDSVTGRNQDGDISGGGSGESGSEEEKEIVVQGTQGQESLHSEKNDVVESVIHEENIVRSASTPYSEPDAVSKPEAVQEEKMDCNGPDMGNLNVVDQSQKVSSSGDVKGNETTSIVSEANGSSESNPRVQEETVANGDAAEIEKPLNFDEFNSAAEMEVLGLERLKSELQVRGLKCGGTMQERAARLFMLKSTPIEKIPKKLLAKK